One window of the Zea mays cultivar B73 chromosome 3, Zm-B73-REFERENCE-NAM-5.0, whole genome shotgun sequence genome contains the following:
- the LOC118476735 gene encoding dynamin-2A, whose translation MVVALVDMERAFVPPQHFIRLVQGRMEKQRHEDELKNNRASKKGQDAEQSKMNGASSPQIVSDEGGGNLKSMKDKSNQQDKDTREGPNLQVAGPGGEITAGYLLKRRAKNNGWSKRWFVLNETSGMLGYTKNQEERHFRGVIILEECNLVEIDKEEISKSSKDSKKANGQEKGPSLVFKITNRVAYKSVLKAHSAVILKAESMAAKIEWIKKIKGVIQSRGGSVKGPTEDSSMRQSRSDGSLDTMTQRPADPEELRCMSQEVRGYVEASLAANVTKCTKQCKDRRTTPRGPQC comes from the coding sequence ATGGTGGTTGCACTTGTTGATATGGAGCGAGCTTTTGTTCCTCCACAACACTTCATCCGATTAGTACAAGGGAGAATGGAAAAACAGCGCCATGAGGATGAGTTGAAAAATAACAGAGCATCTAAGAAAGGGCAAGATGCAGAACAGTCCAAGATGAACGGGGCTTCAAGCCCCCAAATAGTATCAGATGAAGGTGGTGGTAACCTGAAATCAATGAAGGATAAATCCAATCAGCAAGATAAGGATACAAGAGAGGGACCAAATTTGCAGGTTGCTGGGCCTGGTGGCGAAATAACTGCAGGTTACCTTTTGAAGAGAAGAGCAAAAAATAATGGATGGAGCAAAAGGTGGTTTGTTCTAAATGAGACGAGTGGGATGCTTGGATACACTAAGAACCAAGAGGAGAGACATTTCCGAGGCGTCATTATCCTGGAGGAATGTAACCTTGTAGAGATAGACAAGGAGGAGATCTCAAAGAGTTCTAAGGATTCAAAGAAGGCGAATGGACAAGAGAAAGGCCCAAGTCTTGTTTTTAAGATTACTAATAGGGTTGCCTACAAAAGTGTCTTAAAAGCTCATAGTGCCGTTATATTGAAGGCTGAGAGTATGGCTGCCAAAATAGAATGGATCAAGAAGATAAAAGGTGTTATTCAAAGCAGAGGGGGCTCTGTTAAGGGTCCAACTGAGGATAGTTCTATGAGACAAAGTCGTTCAGATGGATCCCTTGATACAATGACCCAGAGGCCTGCTGATCCTGAAGAACTTCGATGCATGTCTCAAGAAGTTCGTGGTTATGTTGAAGCTAGTTTGGCCGCAAATGTTACAAAGTGCACAAAGCAATGCAAAGATCGAAGAACTACTCCAAGAGGACCACAATGCTAA